One window from the genome of Crassostrea angulata isolate pt1a10 chromosome 2, ASM2561291v2, whole genome shotgun sequence encodes:
- the LOC128174141 gene encoding variable charge X-linked protein 1-like: protein MGMSNADRQRKYRQKRDASFQSQKRRTTFKYDQFFDRVLLRNQIISRPDSPSFTREDEAFEEEDTISFQSYALSSEQQQPCALSSEQQQPCALSSEQQQPCALSSEQQQPCALPSEQQEPCALPSEQQEPCALPSEQQDPCAFPSEQQEPCAFLDNSSVQQSASALHCKSKFTVRSRNNSGHKMRFYPKWQLGRPWLVNKVEFSSDGLSFDAMY, encoded by the exons ATGGGGATGTCCAATGCTGACAGACAGAGAAAATACAGGCAGAAGAGAGATGCCTCATTCCAGAGCCAGAAAA GAAGGACAACATTTAAGTATGACCAGTTCTTTGATCGTGTTTTACTCAGAAATCAAATAATCTCTAG acCAGATTCACCCTCATTTACAAGGGAAGATGAAGCTTTTGAAGAGGAGGACaccatttcatttcaatcaTATGCCCTCTCATCCGAGCAGCAGCAGCCATGTGCCCTCTCATCTGAGCAACAGCAGCCATGTGCCCTCTCATCCGAGCAACAGCAGCCATGTGCCCTCTCATCCGAGCAACAGCAGCCATGTGCCCTCCCATCTGAGCAACAGGAGCCATGTGCCCTCCCATCTGAGCAACAGGAGCCATGTGCCCTCCCATCCGAGCAACAGGATCCATGTGCCTTCCCATCTGAGCAACAAGAACCATGTGCCTTCTTAGACAACTCCAGTGTTCAGCAATCTGCATCAGCTCTTCATTGCAAGTCCAAATTTACCGTGCGTTCAAGGAACAACTCTGGACACAAGATGCGATTTTACCCGAAATGGCAGTTAGGCAGACCATGGCTGGTAAACAAAGTGGAGTTCAGCAGTGATGGGCTTTCTTTTGATGCTATGTACTGA